The Sphingopyxis fribergensis DNA segment GCCGACTGCCACACCGCCGCACCCGCTTCGAAAACGTCGACCGACCTGCTCGTTCCGGGGCTGCGCCAATGCCGCGACTGTCATGTCGGCGAAGGCGGCGCGCGCGTCGTGAAGGTCGAAACCGCGACCGAATCGCCGTGCGCGATGTGCCATGAATATCATTCGGACGGAGGCAAGCCATGGATGCCGCCGCGTCAACGCAAGAAAAACACCGCCGCAATTACAAATAAACCTCTACGCAGTACCTTTGGTGTGAGCGTGATCACAGGAACCGGCGGGCGGGGCCTTTACGAAGTGACGTGGCGCACACCTTCCTTGCATACGGCAAGGCGGGGCGGGTAGGTTTTGGAGGGCCGGGGCGAACTGGCCGGAGCAGGGGACGGATATGCTGATCGCACAGATCACAGATATCCATATCGGGTTCGATCCGGACAATCCGGCCGAATATAACCGCAAGCGCCTCGACGAGGTGCTCGACGTGCTGATTGAGGGTCCGAACCGGCCCGATTTGTTGCTCGCCACCGGCGACCTGACCGACCGCGGTGACGAGGACAGTTATCGCCGCCTAGCAAACGCCTTTTCACGCTGCCCCTTTCCGGTGTGGCCGAGCGTCGGCAACCATGATCTGCGCGACAATTTTCACGCCCGCTTTCCGGGTTTCGACGACGGCAACGGCTTTGTCCAATATGCGATCGAACTGCCCGAGATGCGGCTGGTGACGATCGACACTCTGGAGGAAGGGCGTCATGGCGGCGCTTATTGCGAGCAGCGCGCGACGTGGCTCGACGCCGAACTGGCGAAGGATCCGGCCAAGCCGACGTACATCGTGATGCACCACCCGCCGGTGGAAAGCGGGATCGAGTGGATGAACACCGATCCCGACGAACCTTGGGTCGGCATGTTCACCGACGTCGTGCGCCGGCATTCGCAGGTTCGCGGGCTGATTTGCGGGCATCTGCACCGCAGCGTCACCGTCGCGTGGGAAGGCCGCACCGTCGCAATCTGCTCGTCGACCGCGCCGCAGGTGTCACTCGACCTTCGGCCCATCGACGAGAACAAGCCCGACGACCGCCCGATGATCGTCGCCGAAGATCCCGCCTATGCGCTCCACCGCTGGAACGGGCGCGAGCTCGTCAGCTTTTACGATCATGCCGGGGCGCACACGATGCTTGCCAAATATGACGAGCGGCTGCAGCCGCTGGTGCGCGAGTTGAAGGCCGAGCGGCCGGGTCAGTAACCCAGCGTCAGGTCCACGCGCGGATCGACGGCTTCGCCCTTTTTCCAGCGATCGAGGTTTTCGAGAAAGCGCTGCGCCGAACGGACGAACATCTGGTCCTGTGCGCGGCCCGACAGGTGCATGGTGATATGCGCGTTGTCGAGGCTCCACAACGGGTCGTCGGCGGGGAGCGGTTCGGGGGTCGTGACGTCGAGGAAGGCCGAGGCGATCTGCTGTTCATTCAACGCGGTGACGAGCGCGTCCTGATCGACGACGCTGCCGCGCGCGATGTTGATCAGCGTCGCAGTCGGCTTCATCGCCGCGAGTTCGGTGGCGCCGATCATGCCGTCGGTTTCGGGGGTCGCGGGGACCGCGAGGATCACCCAGTCGAAATCGCTTAAGCTGGCGCGCCACTGGTCAGGGGTCAGCGTGTTCGGCCCCGGCGAGCGCCGCACCACGGTGACGTCGACCGCGAACGCCTTCAGCCTTTCCTCGATCAGCTTGCCGATCGCGCCATAGCCGAGCAGCAGCGCCTTCGACCCGAACAGCTCGATCTTGCCCGGCGAATCCATCAGCCATTCGCGGCGCTCCTGCGCGCGGACGACGTCGCGATAGCCTTTGGCGACGGTCAGCATGCCCATCACGACATATTCGGCGATGGTGATCGCGTTGATCCCGGCGCCATTGGTCACGATCGTGCCGCGCTGGTGGAGCAGGTCGAGCGGCATGCCGTCGACCCCGGCATAGATCGAGTTCAGCCATTTGAGGTTCGTCGCGGCGGTGATGATCGCCGACATGTCGCGCTTGTCGTACATGTCGAACCAGCCAATTTCGGCGTAGGGCGCGAGTTCGAGCGCCTCTTCCTTCGACGCGAAGAAGCGCGGTTCGATCCAGTCGGGAAGGCTGTTTTCGAGGAGCGGACGGATGAGGCCCGAAAGGACGGTGACTGTTTTTGGCATTGGTTATGCTCTCCCTTTCCCGTTCGCATCGAGCGAAGTCGAGATGCCGATCAGTTGCGCCCGCCGTCGGGGTGTCTCGACTACGCTCGACACGAACGGAATGCGAGGAGCTTTATCCCTCCAGCCGCCAGTCCCAGCCGAGCGGGTCGCCATCCATCACCTCGACGCCTGCGGCGGTAAGGGTGTCGCGGAGTTTGTCCGAGGCGGCAAAGTCCTTTGCGTCGCGCGCGTCCTTGCGGCGGCGGATGAGCATGTCGATCTCTTCAACGGTGATAGTTGCTGCCTTAGGACGAACACGTAGGCTTTTTTGCGAACGTCGAAGGATGTCGAGTCCCAAGACTTGATCGAGCGTTGCGACGATGTGCCAACGTAGACCGTTATCAATAGACGGATCCTGCAGGACAGTGTCGAGCGTCAAAAGTGCTTTCGGGGTGTTCAGGTCATCCGACATGGCGACGTCAAAGTCTTGAAGATACCCCAGTATCTCTGTTTCGTGCCATTTGTCACGGGGAATAGGCTCGAAAAGGGCTGGGTCATCAACCGGCGTGCCCGTAAGCTCGAATTGTTCTGACTTTCTCTTTTCGACGGTTTTGTACATCCGCTTCAGTCGAGTAAATGCCGCGCCAAGACCTTCCCACGAAAACTCCAGCTCGCTGCGATAATGCGCCTGCAGGCACATCAGGCGATAGGCGAGGGGATGGTAGCCGCGATCGACGAGCAGTTGCAGCCGCAAAAATTCGCCGGTGGACTTTGACATCTTGCCGCCGCGATCGATCAGGAAATTATTGTGCATCCACATCCGGGCGCCCGAATGTTCAGCGCAATCGAGCCCGCCACAACCGCGATACGCCTGGTTCTGCGCGATCTCGTTTGGGTGATGGATCTCGCGATGGTCGATCCCGCCGGTGTGGATGTCGAACGGCATGCCGAGTTCGGCCTCGCCCATCACCGAACATTCGAGGTGCCAGCCGGGCGCGCCGCGACCCCAGGGGGAATCCCATTCCATCTGGCGCGTCTCGCCGACCGGTGTCTTGCGCCAGATGGCGAAGTCGGCGGCGTGGCGCTTGCCTTCGACTTCGTCGATTCGGCCTTCGCCATCATCGGTGACGGCGCGGGCCAGCCGCCCATAGTCGGCCACCGTCGATACGTCGAAATACAGTCCGCTATCGAGTTCGTAGCAATGCGTGTCGGCGATGCGTTTCGCGAACTCGATCATCCGGGCGACATAGTCAGTCGCGACGGTCCATTTTGCGGGATCGCGGACGTTCAGCCAATTGAGGTCGCGCTTGAATTCGGCGGTGTAAAAGGCGGCTACGTCCCATGCAGTCTTGCCTTGCTGCGCCGCCGCCTTCTCCATCTTGTCGTCGCCGACATCGGCATCCGAGGTCAGGTGCCCGACGTCGGTGATGTTGATGATGTGGCGCAGCTTATAGTCCTTGAACTTTAGCGTGCGACCCAGTGTGTCGGCAAAGACATAGGCGCGCATATTGCCGATGTGTTGGAAATTATACACCGTCGGTCCGCACGAATAGACGCGCGCCTCCGGCGGGTTCGCCGGATCACCGGGAACGCCGGGATGGACGGGCTCGAATGTTTCGAGGCTGCGCGTCAGGCTGTTGAACAGCATGAGCGGGGAGGCAGAGGCGTCGATCATAACCCCGCCAATGCCTTGCCCCGATGCGATACGTCAACCAAAAGGCGGTTTACTGCGCCGGCGGCGTCCACAGATCGTCGTTGCCTGCCCCGGTCACCGGATCGTCGAGCAGCGGCTCGCCGGTCAGCGGATCGAGATCGCGCATCGTGATCAGCGCCTGCGGCAGGTTGTTGCCGTCGCCATTACCGTCATCGTCGCCTTCGACCTCTTCCTGGATCACATCCTGGACAGGGAAGTTGTTTTCAAAGTCGATGGTCACGGTGGTGCAGGCGGTCGGGCTGGCGATGAAGCAGCCGTTGAACGTCGACCGCGGATCGAAACTGCCAGTGACCGGTGCCGCGCCGCCGATGGTCAGGGCCGGGATGACGTCGATCCCGGTGAGCTGGCCGTTCGCGCCCAACTGGACGCCGTTGATGACGATGCGCGATGGCCCGGCGGTGACCACATCGAGCCCGCCGGCGCCGAACGTCAGACCACGGCGCTGGTCGAAATCGGTGCCCGCGCCGCTGTTCTGGACATAAAAGCCGCCCGCGACTTCGGCGCGGATCCCGCGCGCGAAAAGCGCACCTTCGTCGAGCACGACGCCGTCATTATCGCCGAGGCGGGCGTTGATAGCGTTGGTCGTCGTCGCTGCGCCGACGGCGGTGATCGCCGCCTCGGTCGCGACGATGATGTCGTCGGAGACCATGTTGAGTCGGCCCGCCGCGTTGGCACCGTTGACCAGCCGCACCGTGCCGCGGCCGAGGATGACCTCGATCGCTTCGCCGGCGAGGAGGTTGAGCGCGTTGGCATCGGTGAGGTCGGTGAGTTGGACATTGCCAATCACGCGCATCTTGCCCGGGGTGCGGATCGTCAGCGCGCCATTGGCGCCGAGGTTCGATCCCGCGGCGCCGCCGGTCATCGCGAAGCTATCGACAATGACGTCGGGCGGCGCGGTCGATCCGACCGAACCGCCGCTTGCAGCCTGCACTTCGGGCGCGAAGATTTCGATCTGGGTGCCATAGAGGCGTGTCAGTTCGCTGGCGTCGATATGATAGCCATTGGGCCCGTTGGGGCCGGCGGTGCCGCCAACGAAGGTCTGGTTGTCGGGGTTGTTGTTGGCGACCGACAATTGCTGGGTCACACCCGCGGTCCCGACGCGGCCGGTGGCCGCGATGTCGATCCCGCCCGAGGCGAGCGAGATCGCCTGGCCGGTGACGACGCCGTTGATCCCCAGCGACGCAAGCGCCGAGGCATTCAGATCGCCCGCGACGGTGACCGTGTCGAGATTCAGGAAGCCGCCGGTATTTGCAATGATCGCGTTGGCGGCAGTGAGGTTGCCGATGGTCATCGCTTCGCCCTGCGTGGCGAGGTCGGCAGTCCCGGCGACATTGCCTTCGGCGACGGAGAAGTCGCCGCCCCCGCGGACATAGGCATCCCCGACATCGGTGGTCAGCGTGGCAAACTGCATATTGCCGCCGCCTTCGATGCGGATTGCATTGGCGCTGGCATTGATCGGACCCGAGGCGAGGAGGCTGCCGAGTTGGATAGCGCCGTCGCTGCTGTCGAGGTTGGTGGTGCCGAGGACATTGGCGGCGTCCACCGCGATGCCCGCCGCGGCGGTGAGCGTGACGTCCTGCCCCTCGATCGAGGTGATGTCGATCGCATTCGCCGCGGTCAGCGTCGCGTCGCCGAGCGCGCGGACGCCGCCGCCGGTGATGTCCGCCGCGGAATTGACGACGACGTCGCCGTCGGCGCTCAGCGGTGGGACGGCGGTGCCGCCGGTGTCGGTCAGGGCCGCGAGCGTCACATCCTGTGCAGTGATCGTCGCGTTGCGTCCCGCGGCAACCGCGCCTGTCAGGTTGGCGAGGCCAGCGGCATTGACGACGACGTCGCTGAAAGAATCGAGCCCCGCAAGTGTCGTCGCGCCGCCCTGTGTACGGATGCTGCTGTCGCCGTCGGTCGTACCGAAGCCCAGCGTGGTCGCGCCGTTAAGCACAATGCTGTTCGCGGCATTGAGCAGGATGTCGTCGCCCGCCGACAGCGCTGCGGCGTCGATCGCGCCGACGGTAGACGCCATCACGATGTCGGCGCCGTCGATGCCCTGCGATCCTTCGCCCGTGCCGATGGTGAAGGTCGGGCTGCCCGAGGCAGACGAAAAATCGAGGATATGCGTGTCAGCCCCGGCGCCGGTCGTGCGGACATTAAGCGCATCGATGTTGCCCGTGGCACGTACGGTCACGTCGTCGCCGCCCGTGACGTCGGTCAGGCTTGCCGTCGTTCCCGCTATGACCAGGACGTCCTCGCCGGCCGTCCCGCCATCGATCGACGCGGCGCCGCCGGCACTGACGCCGAACATGCGCGCGGCCGAACTGTCGGTCAGCGCGGCATCGCCCGCGGCGATGACGAACAAATTGCCCTGCGCCGCGTTGCCGTTGCCGTCCACATAGCCGCCATTGGCCTGTGCCGATGCATTGATATTGGCGTTTGAGTTCAGGAAGATATCGCCGCCCGCGACATAGGTTCCGGATAGGTCGGCGGCCGAGAAGATCGAGATGGTACCGTCGACGTCGGCGTTATTCATCGAAACCGCCCCGCCGGTGCCAAAGGCGAAGAAGGAGGCGTCGCCGGTGACATTGCCGGTAAGCGCGATGCTGTTGGCGAACAGGTTGATGTCGCCGCCCGCGGCGATCGATCCGCCGCTGATGCCCTCGGCGCCGGCGGTCGTCCCGTCCGCCGAAAGCCCGACGGTCAGTCCGGCGGTAATCGCGTTGAAGGCGATCGACTGGCCCTGAATTTGCACAAAGCCGCCCGCGGTCGAATTGCCGAGATCGACCGCGCCTGGAGAGGTGATCGAAATATCGCCGCCGGTGATGATCGAATTGAGCCCGGTGCGGAAGCTGCCCGCGGTCGCGGTAAAATCATTCACCGCCTCGGCATGTTCGACGCTGGTGGCGCCAAGGCTATTGAGAAGGATGTCGTTGCCATCGAGGCGGTCGACGCCGATCGTTCCGGTGGCCCCCGAAACGGTCAGCGAAAGCACGTCGCCGGCACCGAGCAGACTGCCCGGCGCGGCGCTGATGCTGGTCAGCGCGGTCGCGATCAGGCTGTCGCTGGCGCGGATAGTCGGCGCTATGCCCTCGCGGAACTCATGCCGAATGTCGATCTGGTCGCCGGCGGCGATCGTCAGGATGCCATCGACGTCGAAGATGCCGTTCGCCTCCGCATAGATGCCGACCGAGCCGTCGGTGATCAGCGTGACGTCGCCCTGGCTCGAAATCGTGCCGCCAGTTGGCGCGATGAATATGCCTGCGAGCGCCTCTTCGGTGTCATTGTTCGTCGGCGCGGCAACGCCCAGCGCTTGAGCGTCGAGTCCCGCGAAGCTGATATTGCCGCCTGCGCGCAATTCGATGCGGCCGGCAATATCGCCGTTCGCGGTTATGCTGGTCGGGCCAAGGTCGATCTGGCCTGACCCGGACGCGCCGGGCGCCGTTTCGATCACGATGCGGCCGCCCACGGTGCCGCTGGGGGCTCCGTTTGCGCCGTTCGCGCCGCCGCCCTGACCGAGTCCGCCGATGCCGACCTCGCCCGAGATTCCGTTCGCAGTGATGTCGATGGCTTCGGCATTTGAACTGATCGTGCCGCCCGTGGCGATCAGGCGTACGGTTCCGCCGGTTCCGCCACCGCC contains these protein-coding regions:
- a CDS encoding cysteine--tRNA ligase; its protein translation is MIDASASPLMLFNSLTRSLETFEPVHPGVPGDPANPPEARVYSCGPTVYNFQHIGNMRAYVFADTLGRTLKFKDYKLRHIINITDVGHLTSDADVGDDKMEKAAAQQGKTAWDVAAFYTAEFKRDLNWLNVRDPAKWTVATDYVARMIEFAKRIADTHCYELDSGLYFDVSTVADYGRLARAVTDDGEGRIDEVEGKRHAADFAIWRKTPVGETRQMEWDSPWGRGAPGWHLECSVMGEAELGMPFDIHTGGIDHREIHHPNEIAQNQAYRGCGGLDCAEHSGARMWMHNNFLIDRGGKMSKSTGEFLRLQLLVDRGYHPLAYRLMCLQAHYRSELEFSWEGLGAAFTRLKRMYKTVEKRKSEQFELTGTPVDDPALFEPIPRDKWHETEILGYLQDFDVAMSDDLNTPKALLTLDTVLQDPSIDNGLRWHIVATLDQVLGLDILRRSQKSLRVRPKAATITVEEIDMLIRRRKDARDAKDFAASDKLRDTLTAAGVEVMDGDPLGWDWRLEG
- a CDS encoding D-2-hydroxyacid dehydrogenase; its protein translation is MPKTVTVLSGLIRPLLENSLPDWIEPRFFASKEEALELAPYAEIGWFDMYDKRDMSAIITAATNLKWLNSIYAGVDGMPLDLLHQRGTIVTNGAGINAITIAEYVVMGMLTVAKGYRDVVRAQERREWLMDSPGKIELFGSKALLLGYGAIGKLIEERLKAFAVDVTVVRRSPGPNTLTPDQWRASLSDFDWVILAVPATPETDGMIGATELAAMKPTATLINIARGSVVDQDALVTALNEQQIASAFLDVTTPEPLPADDPLWSLDNAHITMHLSGRAQDQMFVRSAQRFLENLDRWKKGEAVDPRVDLTLGY
- a CDS encoding metallophosphoesterase; translation: MLIAQITDIHIGFDPDNPAEYNRKRLDEVLDVLIEGPNRPDLLLATGDLTDRGDEDSYRRLANAFSRCPFPVWPSVGNHDLRDNFHARFPGFDDGNGFVQYAIELPEMRLVTIDTLEEGRHGGAYCEQRATWLDAELAKDPAKPTYIVMHHPPVESGIEWMNTDPDEPWVGMFTDVVRRHSQVRGLICGHLHRSVTVAWEGRTVAICSSTAPQVSLDLRPIDENKPDDRPMIVAEDPAYALHRWNGRELVSFYDHAGAHTMLAKYDERLQPLVRELKAERPGQ